A window of Struthio camelus isolate bStrCam1 chromosome 15, bStrCam1.hap1, whole genome shotgun sequence contains these coding sequences:
- the TNRC6A gene encoding trinucleotide repeat-containing gene 6A protein isoform X7, which translates to MPPFVLRSVSFQVMEELSNHAQDDVNEDLRSEEKQVKEESLSFKCQEEAFYPLVQEDFEQDLVQEEEEQLMEERKKRKEDKKKKEAAQKKAIEQKIKVPEQTKTSVSQPQPVTSNGTSTVTSTNNNAKRATANNQQQQTLPRYPPREVPPRFRHQEQKQLLKRGQQLPVIAANLGSTPKVLNGQSGGSTVTNKQPVTNGEVPNSSKKQPGMPPIRDLVSHSPNQSDLNHSGLGSHYENSHWGPVSSNSDSSTNWDKVIVDGSDKEAWPSITGSDPELTSECMDTDSASSSGSERNLVIMASGSTGGENDGIRNGIGHGSQNKFVVGSNSNNVGNGSINGPWGLSHGTLISTCQVSVDAPDSKSESSNNRMNAWGTINSSSNGGLNPSTLNSNGNHGAWPVLENNGHALKGSVGSGNPGTNIQCSTIGQISNNQSINSKVGGSAHGSWGSLQENCDSEVNGTRKVSFSGQPQNLNTEMNGPNNTTNFMTSSLPNSAGSVQINELPNNTGHGAWRVSTMNHSQIQASPVTNGTSISHLSNGEAKSGGSYGTTWGAYGSNYSGDKCSGPNSQANGDTVNATLMQPGISGPGSTNFQINGNKGGGVWEAGTVNSQSMPWGNGNGASAGGSRRGWGNPAQNTGTNISNGEWSKLPSNQHSNESVNGNSRKFTNGWKSTEEDDLNSQSSAASQITEQNSAWAKTGTGDSEGSTESTGCHEDRATTEGQTRERRKVDQHALLQSIVNRTDLDPRVLSNSGWGQTPIKQNTAWDTETSPRGERKADNGTEAWGGSVTQTSSSGGCVDRPSPNNNNDTSSVSGWGDPKSATRWGDSKGSNSQGGWEEDSAATVMVKSNQSWGSGKEEKSSWNDAQKIKQGWVDGQKASQGWAVSASESWGENSRSNHWGEAKKSSSGGSDSDRSVSGWNEPGKSNSVTWGGSNTNPNNSSGWDEPAKSNQNQGWGDPPKSNQPQGWGDSSKPINSPEWNKQDVGSWGAPSATSKPPGSGWLGGPMPTPAKEEEPTGWEEPSPESIRRKMEIDDGTSAWGDPSKYNYKNVNMWNKNVPNSSSSSDQQAQVHQQLLSSSAMSSKESSSGSGWGEPSTPATTVDNGTSAWGKPMDTGTSWGEPISDAAGTSGWGNASLGQQASNKPGPKSMQDSWCGDDMPLTGSRQTSWEEEEDVEIGMWNSSSSQEANPSLNWPPYMKKMPAKGIMKGGNKQDETWINPFIKQFTNLSFSRESPEETIQSNKMDMSGGILQDKRMEMDKHGLNVGDYNRVVGKGPGSRPQISKESSMDRSPYFDKDGIVADESQNMQFMSNQNMKLPPSNSALPNQALGSLAGLGMQNLNSVRQNGNPSMFGVGNIAAQPRSMQQPPAQPLNSSQPNPRAQVPPPLLSPQVPVSLLKYAPNNGGLSPLFGPQQQVAMLNQLSQLNQLSQISQLQRLLAQQQKAQNQRSMPSGGRQQQEQQGRSLSMQQQMMQQSRQLDPNLLMKQQTPPSQQQSLHQPTMKSFLENVIPHATPELQKGPSPINAFSSFPIGFCPISTSEIPGMNSNLNVNMDMNSIKEPQSRLRKWTTVDSISVNTSLDQNSSKHGAISSGFRLEESPFVPYDFMNSSNSPASPPGSIGDGWPRAKSPNGSSSVNWPPEFRPGEPWKGYPNIDPETDPYVTPGSVINNLSINTVREVDHLRDRNSGSSSSLNTTLPSTSAWSSIRASNYNVSLSSTAQSTSVARNSDSKSTWSPGSVTNTSLAHELWKVPLPPKSITAPSRPPPGLTGQKPPLSTWDNSLRLGGGWGNSDARYTPGSSWGESSSGRITNWLVLKNLTPQIDGSTLRTLCMQHGPLITFHLNLPHGNALVRYSSKEEVVKAQKSLHMCVLGNTTILAEFASEEEISRFFAQGQSLTPSPGWQSLGSSQNRLGSIDGSHSFSNRNDLNHWNGAGLSGTSSGDLHGTSLWGSPNYSTSLWGTPSSNDTRGISSPSPINAFLSVDHLGGGGESM; encoded by the exons TGCCAGAACAAACAAAGACAAGTGTAAGCCAGCCTCAGCCTGTCACCTCTAACGGCACTTCCACAGTAACCAGCACTAATAATAATGCCAAGCGGGCCACAGCCAACAATCAGCAGCAGCAGACCTTGCCTCGATACCCTCCTCGTGAAGTACCACCACGATTTCGACACCAGGAACAGAAACAGCTTCTGAAACGAGGTCAGCAGTTACCAGTTATAGCTGCAAACCTGGGATCTACTCCTAAAGTATTAAACGGCCAATCGGGAGGCAGTACTGTCACAAATAAACAGCCCGTGACCAACGGAGAAGTGCcgaacagcagcaaaaaacagCCAG GCATGCCTCCCATTCGGGACTTGGTGAGCCACTCCCCTAACCAGTCAG aTCTGAACCACAGTGGTCTAGGATCCCATTATGAAAATTCTCACTGGGGACCAGTCTCTTCAAATAGTGACTCCAGCACAAACTGGGATAAAGTTATTGTAGACGGCTCTGACAAAGAAGCATGGCCATCAATCACTGGCAGTGACCCAGAGTTGACATCAGAATGTATGGACACTGACTCTGCCTCTAGCTCTGGGTCAGAGAGAAACCTCGTTATAATGGCTTCAGGGAGCACAGGTGGTGAAAATGATGGCATTCGAAATGGCATTGGACATGGttctcaaaataagtttgtggttGGTAGCAACAGCAATAATGTGGGCAATGGAAGTATTAATGGGCCATGGGGTTTATCCCATGGAACCCTAATAAGCACATGTCAAGTTTCTGTGGATGCTCCTGACAGCAAATCTGAAAGTAGCAACAATAGAATGAATGCTTGGGGCACCATAAACTCTTCATCAAATGGAGGGTTAAATCCAAGCACTTTGAATTCGAATGGCAACCATGGTGCCTGGCCTGTATTGGAGAACAATGGACATGCCCTGAAAGGGTCTGTAGGGAGTGGTAATCCTGGCACAAATATTCAGTGCAGTACCATAGGTCAGATATCTAATAATCAGAGTATTAACTCTAAAGTGGGTGGTTCAGCCCATGGTTCCTGGGGAAGCCTTCAGGAAAATTGTGATTCTGAAGTAAATGGTACAAGGAAGGTTTCATTCAGTGGGCAACCTCAAAACCTTAACACTGAAATGAATGGACCAAATAACACTACTAACTTTATGACCTCTAGTTTACCAAACTCTGCTGGTTCAGTGCAGATTAACGAACTGCCTAATAATACAGGGCATGGGGCCTGGCGCGTGAGCACAATGAATCATTCTCAGATTCAGGCCTCTCCAGTTACAAATGGCACTTCCATTTCTCATCTTAGCAATGGTGAGGCGAAAAGTGGTGGGTCTTACGGTACTACATGGGGTGCCTATGGTTCTAATTACTCTGGAGACAAATGTTCAGGCCCAAACAGCCAAGCTAATGGTGACACTGTGAATGCAACTCTAATGCAGCCAGGCATTAGTGGGCCTGGCAGCACTAACTTTCAAATCAATGGGAATAAAGGAGGAGGGGTGTGGGAGGCAGGGACAGTCAACTCCCAGAGTATGCCATGGGGAAATGGAAATGGTGCAAGTGCTGGCGGAAGTAGAAGAGGATGGGGCAACCCTGCACAAAACACTGGCACTAACATTTCAAATGGGGAATGGAGTAAACTGCCTAGTAATCAGCATTCCAATGAAAGCGTAAATGGAAATAGTAGGAAGTTTACAAATGGATGGAAATCTACTGAAGAGGATGACCTTAACAGCCAGAGTTCTGCTGCATCTCAGATAACTGAGCAGAACAGCGCATGGGCCAAAACAGGTACGGGGGATAGCGAAGGTAGTACGGAGAGCACTGGATGCCATGAAGATAGAGCAACTACAGAAGGACAGACTcgagagagaagaaaagttgaCCAGCATGCATTACTCCAAAGTATAGTGAACAGAACTGACTTAGATCCACGTGTCCTTTCCAACTCTGGTTGGGGACAGACTCCAATCAAACAGAACACTGCCTGGGATACCGAAACATCACCAAGAGGTGAAAGAAAAGCTGACAATGGGACAGAGGCCTGGGGAGGCTCTGTGACACAGACTTCCAGCTCAGGGGGATGTGTGGATAGACCTAGccctaataataataatgataccTCATCTGTATCAGGGTGGGGAGATCCAAAGTCTGCTACAAGGTGGGGAGACTCCAAAGGGTCAAACAGCCAAGGGGGGTGGGAAGAGGATTCTGCTGCTACAGTAATGGTCAAGAGCAATCAATCGTGGGGAAGTGGCAAAGAGGAAAAGTCATCTTGGAACGATGCACAGAAAATCAAACAGGGATGGGTAGATGGACAAAAGGCCAGCCAGGGTTGGGCAGTTTCTGCCAGTGAGAGCTGGGGAGAAAATTCAAGGAGTAACCATTGGGGTGAGGCTAAGAAATCCAGTTCAGGAGGTAGCGACAGTGACAGATCAGTATCTGGTTGGAATGAGCCAGGTAAATCAAATTCTGTTACTTGGGGAGGCAGTAACACAAACCCAAATAACTCATCCGGATGGGATGAGCCTGCAAAGTCTAATCAGAACCAGGGCTGGGGAGACCCTCCTAAATCCAATCAGCCTCAAGGTTGGGGGGATTCATCAAAGCCAATCAACTCTCCAGAATGGAACAAACAAGATGTTGGATCTTGGGGAGCACCGTCTGCCACCAGTAAACCGCCAGGGTCAGGCTGGTTGGGAGGACCAATGCCAACACCAGCAAAGGAAGAAGAACCCACTGGCTGGGAGGAGCCATCCCCTGAATCAATACGCCGTAAGATGGAAATTGATGATGGAACTTCTGCTTGGGGTGATCCAAGCAAATACAACTACAAAAATGTGAATATGTGGAATAAAAATGTCCCAAACAGTAGCAGCAGTTCAGACCAGCAAGCACAGGTACATCAGCAGCTACTGTCTTCAAGTGCCATGTCTAGCAAGGAGAGCAGTTCTGGTTCTG GTTGGGGAGAGCCTTCTACTCCAGCCACTACTGTAGATAATGGAACTTCAGCGTGGGGTAAACCCATGGATACTGGTACTAGCTGGGGAGAACCCATCAGTgatgcagcaggcacctctggctGGGGAAATGCTTCTCTTGGTCAACAGGCTTCAAATAAACCTG GGCCTAAATCTATGCAAGACAGCTGGTGTGGAGATGATATGCCGTTGACAGGCAGTCGTCAGACCAgctgggaggaagaagaggatgtAGAAATTGGAATGTGGAATAGCAGTTCCTCACAAGAAGCTAACCCATCTTTAAATTGGCCACCGTATATGAAAAAAATGCCTGCAAAG ggaataATGAAAGGTGGAAATAAGCAAGATGAAACATGGATCAATCCATTCATTAAGCAATTCACAAATCTCAGTTTTTCA AGAGAATCACCAGAGGAAACCATACAGAGCAATAAGATGGACATGTCTGGAG GGATATTGCAAGATAAGCGTATGGAGATGGATAAGCATGGCCTGAATGTTGGAGATTACAATCGTGTGGTTGGAAAAGGCCCTGGTTCTCGTCCTCAGATTTCCAAAGAGTCTTCCATGGATCGCAGTCCTTATTTTGATAAG GATGGCATTGTAGCAGACGAGTCCCAAAACATGCAGTTTATGTCCAATCAAAACATGAAGCTTCCCCCTTCAAATAGTGCACTACCTAACCAAGCCCTTGGCTCCCTAGCAGGGCTGGGTATGCAAAACTTGAATTCTGTTAGACAG aatGGCAATCCCAGTATGTTTGGTGTTGGTAATATAGCAGCACAGCCCAGGAGCATGCAGCAGCCTCCAGCACAACCTCTTAATTCATCTCAGCCTAATCCACGTGCTCAAGTGCCTCCTCCATTACTGTCCCCTCAG GTTCCAGTATCATTACTGAAGTATGCACCAAACAACGGTGGCCTGAGCCCACTTTTTGGCCCACAACAACAGGTAGCCATGTTGAATCAACTGTCCCAGTTAAACCAGCTTTCTCAGATCTCCCAGTTACAG CGGTTGTTGGCTCAGCAGCAAAAAGCGCAGAATCAAAGAAGCATGCCTTCTGGTGGTCGTcaacagcaggagcagcag ggTCGATCTCTTAGTATGCAGCAACAGATGATGCAACAGTCCCGTCAGCTTGATCCAAACCTGTTAATGAAGCAGCAAACTCCACCCTCTCAACAGCAGTCACTCCATCAACCCACCATGAAATCTTTCCTTGAGAATGTCATACCCCATGCTACTCCTGAGCTACAAAAAGGGCCATCACCAATAAATGCGTTCAGCAGCTTCCCTATAG GTTTCTGTCCAATTTCTACTTCAGAAATTCCAG GAATGAACTCAAACTTGAATGTAAACATGGATATGAACAGTATTAAAGAGCCACAGTCTCGACTGAGGAAATGGACAACAGTAGACAGCATTTCTGTGAACACATCGTTAGATCAAAACTCCAGCAAACACG GTGCTATTTCAAGTGGTTTTAGGCTGGAAGAGTCGCCATTTGTTCCATATGACTTTATGAACAGCAGTAATTCACCAGCCAGTCCTCCTGGATCTATTGGGGATGGCTGGCCCCGTGCCAAATCGCCTAACGGCTCTAGCAGTGTTAACTGGCCACCAG AATTTCGTCCTGGTGAGCCATGGAAAGGTTATCCAAACATCGACCCTGAAACTGACCCTTACGTCACTCCTGGCAGTGTCATAAACAATCTTTCAATTAATACTGTGCGGGAAGTTGACCACCTCAGGGACAGGAACAGTG gGTCATCCTCATCTTTGAACACCACGCTGCCTTCAACTAGTGCCTGGTCATCCATTCGTGCCTCCAACTACAATGTTTCCCTCAGCAGTACAGCACAAAGCACTTCAG TAGCCAGAAACAGTGATTCCAAATCAACATGGTCTCCTGGATCAGTCACTAACACCTCTCTGGCTCATGAGCTGTGGAAGGTCCCTTTGCCACCTAAAAGCATCACTGCTCCGTCCCGCCCACCTCCAGGGCTAACAGGCCAGAAACCACCTTTATCCACTTGGGATAACTCCCTTCGTTTGGGTGGAGGATGGGGAAATTCTGATGCCAGATATACCCCTG gTTCAAGCTGGGGTGAGAGCAGCTCAGGGAGAATAACAAATTGGCTTGTTCTAAAAAACCTTACACCTCAG atTGATGGCTCAACCTTGCGTACTCTGTGCATGCAGCACGGTCCACTAATAACATTCCACCTTAACCTCCCACATGGTAATGCTTTGGTCCGTTACAGTTCAAAAGAAGAGGTAGTGAAGGCACAAAAATCTCTGCACAT GTGTGTATTAGGGAACACTACTATTCTTGCTGAGTTTGCCAGTGAAGAGGAGATTAGTCGCTTCTTTGCACAAGGCCAGTCTCTGACTCCGTCTCCTGGCTGGCAATCTCTTGGATCCAGCCAGAACCGACTTGGATCCATTGACGGTTCCCATTCGTTCTCAAACCGTAATGATCTAAATCACTGGAATGGTGCTGGGCTGTCGGGAACTAGCAGTGGAGACCTTCATGGCACTTCACTTTGGGGGAGCCCCAACTATTCCACGAGCCTGTGGGGCACCCCGAGCAGCAATGACACCAGGGGAATTAGCAGCCCATCCCCCATCAACGCTTTCCTTTCTGTTGACCACCTAGGTGGAGGTGGAGAGTCCATGTAA